A single Arachidicoccus sp. BS20 DNA region contains:
- a CDS encoding ABC transporter permease has protein sequence MFKHYFKTAWRNLRVNKFYSALNITGLAIGLATGIMLLLWVQNEFSYDKFNKNVNDVYRINSLFKGQSNGVKEIIYDVTPPILATYAKSIPDVKSVVRITSDYGAFSADNIAKPLNLSSAFIDDNFLNIFSYKLLYGNREKLFPNPYSIAVTTSVARKFFATVNVLGKRLLYNNQVFVITAVLQDFPKNSSLQYDVLLPMSYYAIQFSKDNKEPLDANENSYTMNTYVLLRPNADKDKTAKAFTKLHEKATTDTRFEYKLQSLNKIHLITADGDSSAYRMAQIFLIITVMLFVIASINYINLSTARSLIRAKEVGIKKIIGASKKQLFFQFIIETILLFVFAIIIAIGLIFILMPVYNRLSGKELRLALNNIQVWKALAIAVIGTLLLSSIYPAIVLSSFKPLQILKGKTNKGNRSAILRKSLVVFQFAISAALLFATIVISKQMHFVRNMKLGYDKTYVFSVTFPDAAISHLSAIETKLSSQKSIVNVAASDAPDFTSLGTTTTAIHWQGMNEKNSVFIYETSVDENFIPTMKIGFLEGHNFTGMPIDSASFILNETAVKQMGLKPPYVGQEITFGGHKGNIIGILKDFNFQSLKTAIAPLIFYSFNKEKNTLYVRTTAKNAQAAIAAVKKAYQKYADNNSTFSYSFLDKQFEAQYRSDIRTGTLFTTFTAIAIFISCLGLFGLATYTAEVKTKEIGIRKVLGASVGSIVKLISRDFLKLVIIAIVIATPIAYWAMNKWLNNFAYKTNIGIFTFIIAAVTVMLIAFGTIGFKAYKAARANPVKSLKTE, from the coding sequence ATGTTCAAGCATTATTTTAAAACCGCGTGGCGTAATCTTCGAGTAAATAAGTTTTATAGCGCGCTTAATATTACAGGACTTGCAATTGGCTTGGCAACAGGTATTATGTTGTTGCTTTGGGTGCAGAATGAATTTAGCTATGATAAGTTTAATAAAAATGTAAATGATGTTTATAGAATAAATTCTCTTTTCAAAGGACAATCGAACGGTGTGAAAGAAATTATTTATGATGTAACGCCACCGATATTGGCGACTTACGCAAAATCGATTCCTGATGTGAAATCTGTTGTTAGAATCACGAGCGATTATGGGGCATTTTCTGCTGATAACATTGCAAAACCTTTAAATCTATCTTCAGCTTTTATTGACGATAATTTTCTTAATATTTTCAGTTATAAACTGCTGTATGGCAATCGGGAAAAACTTTTTCCAAATCCTTATTCTATTGCTGTTACGACATCCGTGGCACGAAAATTTTTTGCCACAGTAAATGTTTTAGGCAAGAGATTATTGTATAATAATCAAGTATTTGTGATAACAGCTGTATTGCAGGATTTTCCGAAAAATTCGTCTTTGCAATATGATGTATTATTACCAATGAGTTATTATGCTATTCAGTTTTCAAAAGATAACAAAGAGCCTTTAGATGCCAATGAAAACAGTTACACCATGAACACTTATGTGCTGCTGCGACCAAATGCAGACAAAGACAAAACTGCAAAAGCATTTACGAAATTGCATGAAAAAGCTACGACCGATACGAGGTTCGAGTACAAATTACAAAGTCTTAACAAGATACATTTAATTACGGCTGACGGCGACAGTAGTGCGTACAGAATGGCGCAAATATTTTTAATAATAACTGTGATGTTGTTTGTGATTGCAAGTATCAATTACATAAATCTTTCGACGGCGCGTTCCTTAATACGCGCAAAAGAAGTCGGCATTAAAAAAATTATCGGTGCAAGTAAAAAGCAATTGTTTTTTCAATTTATCATTGAAACTATTTTACTATTTGTTTTTGCAATTATCATTGCAATCGGTCTAATATTTATATTGATGCCGGTGTACAATCGCCTTTCAGGTAAAGAACTTCGTCTCGCTTTAAATAATATTCAAGTATGGAAAGCATTGGCGATTGCAGTAATTGGTACGTTATTGCTTTCAAGTATTTATCCCGCAATTGTGCTTTCTTCTTTTAAGCCTTTACAGATATTGAAAGGAAAAACAAACAAAGGGAATCGCTCCGCTATTTTAAGAAAAAGCCTTGTAGTTTTTCAGTTTGCTATTTCAGCTGCATTATTGTTTGCAACAATTGTAATAAGTAAACAAATGCATTTTGTACGCAACATGAAATTGGGTTATGATAAAACTTATGTTTTCTCTGTAACTTTTCCCGATGCAGCGATTTCGCATCTTTCGGCTATAGAAACAAAATTATCAAGTCAGAAAAGTATTGTGAATGTTGCAGCGTCCGATGCCCCTGATTTTACAAGCTTAGGAACTACAACAACAGCTATTCATTGGCAAGGCATGAATGAAAAGAACTCTGTGTTTATCTACGAAACTTCCGTTGATGAAAATTTTATTCCTACAATGAAAATTGGTTTTTTGGAAGGACATAATTTTACAGGAATGCCGATTGACAGCGCAAGCTTTATTCTGAATGAAACCGCCGTGAAGCAAATGGGATTGAAGCCACCTTATGTTGGACAAGAAATTACATTCGGCGGACATAAAGGAAATATTATTGGTATATTGAAAGATTTTAATTTTCAGTCTTTAAAAACGGCAATTGCACCGCTTATTTTTTATTCCTTCAATAAAGAAAAAAATACGCTCTATGTGCGCACAACTGCAAAAAATGCTCAAGCTGCCATTGCTGCCGTGAAAAAAGCATATCAAAAGTATGCCGATAATAACTCCACTTTTTCTTATAGTTTTTTAGATAAGCAGTTTGAAGCACAGTATCGTTCTGATATTCGCACGGGTACATTATTTACAACGTTTACAGCGATTGCCATCTTCATTTCATGTCTTGGACTATTTGGTTTAGCGACTTATACAGCAGAAGTAAAGACTAAAGAAATAGGCATTCGCAAAGTGTTGGGCGCGAGTGTTGGAAGCATTGTAAAACTCATCAGCAGAGATTTTTTAAAACTTGTTATTATCGCCATTGTTATCGCAACTCCAATTGCTTATTGGGCAATGAACAAGTGGCTGAATAATTTTGCTTACAAAACAAATATTGGCATTTTCACTTTTATCATAGCGGCTGTAACCGTGATGTTGATTGCGTTTGGAACGATTGGCTTTAAAGCCTATAAAGCTGCGCGAGCCAATCCTGTAAAGAGTTTGAAGACAGAGTGA